The following are encoded together in the Echinicola jeungdonensis genome:
- a CDS encoding GumC family protein, with amino-acid sequence MKLIPKNNSEDYLEESSSMSFNLKDLFLRYLKYWPYFLLSMVLALGAAYMANKFVHPQYKVDSKFLIKEEASNMDILDLTGLAEGNFRSYNRTSNEAIMFKAKPMAEDALRRLDFDVEYYENGPFIPTEIYNKSPIKVEVDWKHPQMTGGFISISWNSLNSYTLKFNDDSYTLHDPTGSNLLIENPNLIGRKFPFDKWIETEQCRIKVVLLNSNQQNGDYSIKIRPMSSLVGQFTGENLQVWPINPAGSVLGISLVCKNPQKGIDYLNKLMDVFLEQELKEKNRLASNTVDFIDSQISGVADSLVFIENRLQNFRSRNKTYNIGTEGSTMFSHLSELETALSQEKFKKEYYQNLKEYLVREDYNEIVMPSGLGIEDPILNSLIENLITMQTEKSRLLSTQTEASPAVREVNRKIRDLNGSVKEVLINVDKNADLVIRNLENRIAKIEEEFSRLPLTEQNLLRIQRQFAINESIYTFLLQRRAESAIAMASNTTSNKVVEYAGPGAIPITLPYMTNFVMGGFAGFAIPFVIITLFYAFNQKIKNINDTEKKLAAPLLSQIGHNRFKSNLVVLKEPSSGITEAFRALKTNIHFISPKEKQVTIAITSSISGEGKTFCAINLASTFSLNNKKTILIGCDMRKPKIFGDFNIKNNIGLSSYLSQQNENLSEIIQPSKYKNLDLLLAGPTPPNPAELLVNKHFEKLIQKLELEYDVVILDTPPIGLVSETLEILHLVDLTVFILRHNFSKKSFVNEVNNLKNKMGIKNIYTVLNDIARKDMNYGGYGYGYYKEDRNRKSLFNRIIGNSHRNVGI; translated from the coding sequence ATGAAACTTATCCCAAAAAATAATTCTGAGGATTACCTTGAGGAATCGAGCTCAATGTCCTTCAATTTGAAGGATCTTTTTCTTCGGTACTTAAAGTACTGGCCTTATTTTTTACTTTCTATGGTATTGGCATTGGGAGCAGCCTATATGGCAAACAAATTTGTTCACCCTCAATACAAGGTAGACAGCAAATTCCTTATCAAAGAAGAAGCCAGTAATATGGACATCCTTGACCTTACTGGCTTGGCAGAAGGTAACTTTAGATCCTATAACAGGACATCGAATGAGGCTATCATGTTCAAAGCCAAACCTATGGCAGAGGATGCATTAAGGAGGCTTGATTTTGATGTGGAGTATTATGAAAACGGGCCATTTATCCCGACGGAAATTTATAATAAAAGCCCTATAAAAGTGGAAGTTGATTGGAAACATCCCCAAATGACCGGTGGGTTTATTTCTATTTCATGGAACTCCCTCAATTCCTATACCCTAAAGTTCAATGACGATTCATACACCCTTCATGATCCAACTGGAAGTAATTTGCTAATTGAAAATCCCAATTTGATTGGGAGGAAATTTCCCTTTGACAAATGGATCGAAACCGAACAATGCCGGATTAAGGTAGTATTGTTAAACAGCAATCAACAGAATGGCGATTACTCCATAAAAATCCGGCCAATGTCCAGTCTGGTAGGGCAGTTTACCGGAGAAAACCTTCAAGTTTGGCCCATCAATCCCGCAGGATCCGTATTGGGGATATCATTAGTATGCAAAAACCCACAAAAAGGTATTGACTACCTTAACAAATTAATGGATGTATTCCTGGAACAAGAGCTCAAGGAAAAAAACCGTTTGGCCAGCAATACGGTCGATTTTATTGACAGCCAAATCTCAGGAGTGGCCGACTCCCTTGTATTTATTGAAAACAGACTTCAGAATTTCAGGAGCAGAAACAAGACCTATAATATCGGAACCGAAGGAAGCACCATGTTTTCCCACCTTTCAGAGTTGGAAACAGCTTTGTCCCAGGAAAAATTCAAGAAGGAATACTACCAAAACCTAAAAGAGTACCTGGTCAGGGAGGACTATAATGAAATTGTAATGCCATCTGGTTTGGGGATTGAAGACCCAATCCTCAATTCCCTGATCGAAAATCTTATTACCATGCAAACTGAAAAATCAAGACTTCTTTCCACACAAACTGAAGCTTCTCCTGCTGTAAGGGAGGTTAACCGAAAAATCAGAGACCTCAATGGGTCAGTAAAAGAAGTCCTGATTAATGTGGATAAAAATGCCGACCTGGTAATAAGAAATCTGGAAAATAGAATTGCCAAGATAGAGGAAGAGTTTAGCAGGTTGCCCTTAACCGAGCAAAATTTACTGAGGATCCAGAGGCAATTTGCCATCAATGAAAGCATCTATACTTTCCTTCTCCAAAGGAGGGCAGAATCAGCCATAGCTATGGCTTCCAATACTACTTCCAACAAAGTGGTAGAATACGCCGGACCAGGTGCCATTCCCATTACCCTACCTTACATGACCAATTTTGTAATGGGCGGCTTTGCTGGGTTTGCCATTCCCTTTGTGATCATCACTTTATTCTACGCTTTTAATCAAAAAATTAAAAATATAAATGATACGGAGAAGAAATTAGCTGCACCCCTACTCTCCCAGATTGGCCACAATCGGTTTAAATCTAACCTTGTTGTCCTAAAAGAACCCAGTTCAGGAATTACAGAGGCTTTCCGGGCATTGAAGACCAATATTCATTTTATAAGCCCAAAAGAAAAACAGGTGACCATTGCTATCACTTCAAGTATCAGTGGTGAAGGGAAAACATTTTGTGCCATCAACCTGGCTTCCACCTTTTCTCTAAATAATAAGAAAACAATATTGATAGGCTGTGACATGCGTAAGCCTAAGATCTTTGGTGATTTTAACATCAAAAATAACATTGGGTTAAGCAGCTATCTCAGCCAACAAAACGAAAACTTGTCTGAGATCATCCAACCATCCAAATATAAAAACCTGGATTTATTATTAGCAGGGCCCACCCCACCCAATCCAGCAGAACTATTGGTTAATAAGCATTTTGAAAAACTGATCCAAAAATTGGAATTGGAATATGATGTAGTGATTCTAGATACACCTCCCATTGGATTGGTAAGTGAGACCCTGGAAATTTTGCATCTGGTAGATCTTACAGTATTTATTCTTAGGCATAATTTCAGTAAAAAATCCTTTGTGAATGAGGTCAATAACCTGAAAAACAAAATGGGTATAAAAAATATCTATACAGTCCTCAATGATATTGCCCGAAAGGATATGAACTATGGAGGGTATGGATATGGGTATTACAAAGAAGACCGAAACCGAAAAAGCCTGTTTAACAGGATAATTGGCAATAGTCACAGAAATGTAGGGATTTAG
- a CDS encoding glycosyltransferase family 4 protein, whose translation MRILFYDKSLINLLQKEENASGGAAVQTFGWARGLKEIGNDVWLLTNPAPSRSLKEESLDFNLIPLFDEKKGIRWLRWIYYRFPDTYKKIKKVRPDYLYQSVPGWACFLIGIMCKQLKVKYILRISNDYFLDERFHRLHSPFQEYFMKKGMKMTDCILCQNDYQLGIIQRNFPNKKVVKIANPIIYQNNGQLSQATSERGYIAWLGIFQYQKNLHLLYEIASKLKNEQFWIAGKETNKIDNATLQDLKRLKTLPNVTFMGFLSRKEVPPFLKNAKYLLNTSHYEGFSNTFLEAMVVGTPILSTENVNPDGIIDGYQLGLIYKDANGLARLLEEINPESYRQMSENVIRYVDKNHHYKVLARKLVDILHQP comes from the coding sequence ATGAGGATTTTATTTTACGATAAAAGTCTTATTAATCTTCTTCAAAAAGAAGAAAATGCCTCCGGAGGGGCTGCAGTACAGACTTTTGGTTGGGCAAGAGGCTTAAAGGAAATAGGAAATGATGTCTGGCTATTGACCAATCCTGCACCAAGCAGGTCCCTAAAAGAGGAAAGTCTGGACTTTAACCTTATTCCTTTATTCGATGAAAAAAAAGGAATCCGATGGCTAAGGTGGATATATTATCGATTTCCGGACACTTATAAAAAAATCAAAAAGGTTCGCCCGGATTATTTGTACCAAAGCGTTCCCGGTTGGGCTTGCTTCCTTATAGGAATTATGTGCAAACAACTTAAGGTCAAATACATACTCCGGATTTCCAATGATTACTTTCTGGATGAACGATTTCATCGTTTACATTCTCCTTTTCAGGAATATTTTATGAAAAAAGGGATGAAAATGACCGATTGTATTTTATGTCAAAACGACTATCAGTTAGGCATTATCCAAAGGAATTTTCCAAACAAAAAAGTAGTCAAAATTGCCAACCCAATCATCTACCAAAATAATGGGCAACTCTCCCAAGCAACTTCAGAACGGGGCTACATTGCCTGGTTAGGCATATTCCAATACCAAAAAAACCTCCACTTGCTATATGAAATAGCCAGCAAACTAAAAAATGAACAATTTTGGATTGCTGGAAAGGAAACCAATAAAATCGATAATGCCACCCTCCAAGACCTCAAAAGACTAAAAACACTTCCCAACGTTACGTTTATGGGCTTTTTGAGCAGAAAAGAGGTCCCCCCTTTCCTGAAAAATGCAAAGTATCTGCTCAACACTTCTCACTACGAGGGATTCAGCAATACCTTCTTGGAAGCCATGGTCGTTGGCACCCCTATTCTTTCCACCGAAAATGTGAATCCAGATGGAATTATTGATGGGTACCAACTAGGCCTCATCTATAAGGATGCGAATGGGTTGGCCAGACTGCTGGAAGAAATTAATCCGGAAAGTTATCGCCAAATGTCTGAAAATGTTATTCGGTATGTAGATAAAAACCACCATTACAAAGTATTGGCCAGAAAGCTGGTTGATATTCTCCATCAACCCTAA
- a CDS encoding polysaccharide biosynthesis/export family protein, whose protein sequence is MKHFNRVTIPFFLMAIISSCISNKRVMYMQDLEEKEPVIINEGNLVPYETEDYHLQYNDIVDVTIKTTSPEINDIFTFSAVSEQMRMMSGSLANSGDVFFLNGYTIDNQGNIELPMIGEIKLVGLTTKEAKELIGAKVKDYVKEDEAFVRVRLGGIRYSALGEFNRPGRYTMMQNRVTIYEAIANAGDLTTLAKRNSVNIIRQYPDGSKTHKINLNHKGLMASEFYFLKPNDLIYAEPMKVRELGTGVTFLQTFQLAITSLTAVLLVINATQ, encoded by the coding sequence ATGAAACATTTTAATCGAGTAACCATCCCGTTTTTTTTGATGGCCATTATCTCAAGCTGTATTTCCAATAAACGGGTAATGTATATGCAGGACCTCGAAGAAAAAGAGCCTGTCATTATTAATGAGGGGAATCTAGTACCCTACGAAACAGAAGATTACCATTTACAATACAACGATATTGTGGATGTAACTATTAAAACAACAAGCCCAGAAATCAATGATATTTTCACCTTCTCCGCAGTTTCTGAACAAATGCGGATGATGAGCGGAAGTTTGGCCAATTCGGGCGATGTATTTTTCCTCAATGGTTATACCATTGACAATCAAGGAAATATTGAATTACCCATGATTGGGGAAATCAAATTGGTAGGCCTGACCACCAAAGAAGCCAAGGAATTGATAGGGGCTAAAGTAAAAGATTATGTCAAGGAGGATGAAGCCTTTGTCAGGGTTAGGCTGGGGGGAATCCGATACAGTGCCTTAGGAGAATTTAATAGACCTGGTCGGTATACTATGATGCAAAACAGGGTTACCATATATGAAGCCATTGCCAATGCAGGTGATCTAACCACTTTGGCCAAAAGAAATAGTGTGAATATCATCAGGCAATACCCTGATGGATCTAAAACCCACAAGATTAATCTCAACCATAAAGGTTTGATGGCCTCAGAGTTTTATTTCCTGAAGCCCAATGATTTGATATATGCCGAACCAATGAAAGTTCGGGAGTTGGGTACAGGTGTCACTTTCCTGCAAACCTTCCAATTGGCAATCACCTCCTTAACCGCTGTATTACTTGTTATTAATGCCACCCAATAA
- a CDS encoding deoxycytidylate deaminase, translating to MARPDFDDIFMELAVNLAKRSHCIKKHVGAVLTKETRIISIGYNGPPPGTHNCDEEFPDTGCSRDSKGSCSLALHAEQNAILYAVKNNASVEGSTLYVTLAPCLACARIIFSMGISKVVFMYSYAEYKGLPYDEGLEFLEKFGVQVEKYEQKITYEDTLI from the coding sequence ATGGCACGACCTGACTTTGATGATATCTTTATGGAATTGGCTGTAAATCTGGCCAAAAGGTCTCACTGTATTAAAAAACATGTGGGGGCAGTTTTGACTAAAGAAACCAGGATCATTTCCATTGGATATAATGGCCCGCCTCCGGGTACCCATAATTGCGATGAGGAGTTTCCGGATACTGGATGCAGCAGGGACAGCAAGGGAAGTTGTTCTCTTGCCCTCCACGCAGAACAAAATGCCATTTTGTATGCGGTTAAAAATAATGCTTCGGTTGAAGGGTCGACCCTTTACGTGACTTTAGCTCCATGTTTGGCTTGTGCCAGGATAATTTTTTCGATGGGAATCTCCAAGGTGGTCTTTATGTATTCTTATGCAGAGTATAAAGGTCTTCCTTATGATGAGGGATTGGAATTCTTGGAAAAGTTTGGGGTTCAGGTGGAAAAGTACGAGCAGAAAATCACCTATGAGGACACCTTA
- a CDS encoding O-antigen ligase family protein: MINHFFLLVELSFYGFAIYLILKRGELAIIYLPVLFFAYVMINKVAPALFFYTFISALIGKVILSNLDFFKYNIFALLIALLYLWLLQKTTDLVEIRPFVFSSMCLFILVPLAHSVFIKYSRPEIFNELYYASLMILSLFVINAIFSTISNYAPSQMYGISSGILYGNLYATDFNILPFAVFVAIYRLVSKQKPLEVLIFIVGFCFIMLSLRRSVMGLSTLALIAVIVILVSRNRLGQVFTFISAGVLLAAVIFFTTDFVQQFIHRYELRDLDDRALSEEKRFFEYDMLYTDTFVSFDYDPWLGYGLFDSGGNYGKGTLGPRTLHGDITNIVHSSGIIGLFLYLSMVLTAFIQSLKRTKSYTDFIIIAFCFLAFLIYTITGRYTQVESMLMMFYLMMLPLGRVKRTMLKVNPKPQTLLEHSL; this comes from the coding sequence ATGATCAATCACTTTTTTTTACTGGTTGAACTCTCTTTTTATGGATTTGCCATTTACCTGATTTTAAAAAGAGGGGAACTGGCTATTATCTACCTTCCTGTATTGTTTTTTGCCTATGTCATGATCAATAAAGTGGCCCCGGCCTTATTCTTTTACACCTTCATTTCTGCCCTAATTGGAAAGGTAATCCTCTCCAATCTGGATTTTTTCAAGTACAATATATTCGCCCTGCTTATTGCTCTTTTATACCTGTGGCTTTTACAAAAAACCACAGATCTGGTGGAGATCAGACCATTTGTATTTTCCTCCATGTGTCTTTTTATCCTGGTGCCACTGGCCCATTCTGTATTTATCAAATATTCAAGACCTGAAATCTTCAATGAACTTTACTATGCATCCTTAATGATATTATCCTTATTTGTTATAAACGCCATTTTTTCCACTATCAGTAATTATGCTCCTTCCCAGATGTATGGAATTTCAAGTGGAATCCTTTACGGGAACCTATATGCTACTGATTTTAACATTTTGCCATTTGCAGTTTTCGTCGCCATTTATCGCTTGGTGAGCAAACAAAAACCCTTGGAAGTATTGATCTTTATTGTAGGCTTTTGTTTTATCATGCTCTCTTTGAGGAGGTCGGTTATGGGACTAAGCACCTTAGCTTTAATAGCAGTTATTGTAATATTGGTAAGCAGAAACCGCCTGGGGCAAGTTTTCACATTTATCTCCGCAGGTGTCCTATTGGCTGCCGTCATATTCTTTACAACTGATTTTGTCCAACAATTTATTCACAGATATGAACTCAGGGATCTGGATGACAGGGCATTAAGTGAAGAAAAAAGATTCTTTGAATACGACATGCTTTATACAGACACTTTTGTAAGCTTTGACTATGACCCTTGGCTGGGCTACGGCTTATTTGATAGTGGCGGCAATTATGGCAAAGGAACTTTAGGCCCCAGGACATTGCATGGGGACATTACCAATATTGTCCATTCGAGCGGCATTATCGGTTTATTTCTATACCTTTCCATGGTCTTAACCGCATTTATCCAATCCTTAAAGCGGACAAAATCCTATACGGATTTCATAATAATAGCTTTTTGCTTTTTAGCGTTTTTGATTTATACCATTACGGGTAGGTACACGCAAGTAGAAAGCATGCTCATGATGTTTTACCTGATGATGCTTCCCCTGGGAAGGGTAAAACGAACCATGCTTAAAGTTAACCCCAAGCCCCAAACTTTACTTGAACATAGTTTATAA
- a CDS encoding glycosyltransferase family 4 protein: MKQDKSYRILFYIGSLMAGGKERRLLELLNYLKKNTNFEMFLVITVDNVHYNDYYDLEIPILPLYKEKKKNHLGIILNFYRLCKKIKPHIIHTWGSKQTFYAIPAVVSLKISLVNSQIASAPPHQYIWSLDTWIDRINFYFSSIILANSKAGVESYRPPLEKTRVIYNGISLDRFKNLPDKSKVKSDYKIETPFLVIMSASFSVNKDHQLFLEIAEKITSIREDISFIGIGAHDINNPLYDALVKKSLENPKIYFPGRVKEVEALVNACDIGVLFSNEANHGEGISNSVLEYMALGKPVIANDTGGTKELVKDQKNGYLIKKQSLDEIIQLFLDLIDNEPKRLQFGAEGKKIAEKQFSIERMGSEFNQVYQGILNTRP, encoded by the coding sequence ATGAAACAAGACAAATCATACCGCATCTTGTTTTACATCGGAAGTCTAATGGCCGGGGGAAAGGAAAGGCGGTTATTGGAGCTGTTAAATTACCTAAAGAAAAACACCAATTTCGAAATGTTCTTGGTCATAACGGTGGATAACGTTCATTATAATGACTATTATGATTTAGAAATCCCCATCCTACCCCTTTATAAGGAAAAGAAAAAAAATCATCTGGGAATTATTTTAAATTTCTACAGATTGTGCAAAAAGATTAAACCCCATATCATTCATACATGGGGAAGTAAACAAACATTTTATGCTATTCCTGCAGTTGTTTCGCTGAAAATCTCCTTGGTCAACAGTCAAATAGCTTCAGCCCCACCCCACCAGTATATTTGGTCCTTGGATACCTGGATCGATCGAATCAACTTTTATTTTTCTTCTATTATCCTCGCCAATTCAAAAGCTGGAGTTGAATCCTATCGTCCCCCGCTAGAAAAAACGAGGGTTATTTATAATGGCATAAGTTTAGACCGTTTCAAAAATTTACCTGACAAATCAAAAGTAAAGTCAGATTATAAAATCGAAACCCCTTTTTTGGTAATTATGTCCGCTTCCTTTTCGGTCAATAAAGACCATCAACTTTTTCTAGAAATAGCAGAAAAAATCACCTCCATCCGGGAAGATATAAGCTTTATTGGGATAGGAGCTCATGACATCAATAATCCCTTATATGATGCCCTTGTTAAAAAAAGTTTAGAAAACCCGAAAATATATTTTCCAGGAAGGGTAAAGGAAGTAGAAGCATTGGTAAACGCATGTGATATTGGAGTGCTTTTTTCCAATGAGGCCAATCACGGGGAAGGAATTTCAAATTCGGTATTGGAATATATGGCTCTAGGAAAACCGGTCATTGCTAATGATACTGGTGGAACAAAAGAATTGGTAAAAGACCAAAAAAACGGGTACCTCATTAAAAAGCAATCCCTAGATGAAATCATCCAGTTATTCCTGGACTTGATTGATAATGAACCCAAACGCCTTCAATTTGGGGCTGAAGGAAAAAAAATTGCCGAAAAACAATTCTCCATTGAAAGGATGGGGAGCGAATTTAACCAAGTTTATCAGGGAATCCTTAATACCCGTCCCTGA
- a CDS encoding DUF354 domain-containing protein codes for MNILIDIKHPAQLNLFKNLSKELKEEGWEVTICYLERGKLPKIIQAEYNDFDPIAVGSSKGTKWSIIWNGNLKRTFNFLNLIKKHRFDICIAASSIPLAVACRLTRTPIIQFYDDPERKGVNRLNEIFSDKLFFPPIVPKNNKVSTFDCLKEWSYLSPKRFRPSTKILEEYGLKPHEYVFVREVSNKSFNYYGQEEGIIQKMSNDIPSNTKVVLSLEDKSQIKKYPHHWQLLQEPVGDIHSLIYYSKLLISSGDSMAREGAMLGVPSVYCGFRKMKANELLMDKGILKHLPGETAIPWISDILNKKFDQNQQDNQRSQLQENWCDMVEFMKEQIHHFKKTKK; via the coding sequence ATGAATATTTTAATTGACATAAAACATCCTGCCCAGCTTAACCTCTTTAAAAATTTATCAAAAGAATTAAAGGAAGAGGGTTGGGAAGTGACTATCTGTTATTTGGAAAGAGGGAAACTCCCCAAAATCATTCAGGCTGAATATAATGATTTTGACCCGATTGCAGTTGGAAGCAGCAAGGGGACCAAATGGTCAATCATTTGGAATGGCAACTTAAAAAGGACCTTCAACTTTCTAAACCTTATTAAAAAGCACCGATTTGATATCTGCATAGCGGCAAGCAGTATCCCCTTGGCAGTTGCTTGCCGGTTAACCCGAACTCCTATCATTCAATTTTATGATGATCCGGAAAGAAAGGGCGTAAACAGATTAAATGAAATTTTCTCCGATAAGCTGTTCTTTCCCCCAATAGTCCCAAAAAACAATAAAGTTTCCACATTTGATTGTTTGAAGGAATGGAGTTACCTCAGCCCAAAAAGATTTCGGCCTAGTACAAAGATATTAGAAGAATACGGGCTAAAACCCCATGAATATGTATTTGTAAGGGAAGTCAGTAATAAGTCCTTCAATTATTATGGACAAGAGGAAGGCATCATTCAAAAAATGTCCAACGATATTCCATCAAATACCAAAGTGGTTTTGTCCTTGGAGGATAAAAGTCAAATAAAAAAATATCCCCACCATTGGCAATTGCTTCAAGAACCGGTGGGGGACATTCACTCATTAATATATTATTCAAAACTTTTAATCTCCTCAGGAGACAGTATGGCTAGAGAGGGGGCCATGTTAGGCGTCCCCAGTGTTTATTGCGGCTTCCGGAAGATGAAAGCCAATGAATTACTTATGGACAAGGGAATATTAAAACATCTTCCCGGAGAAACAGCAATACCTTGGATTTCAGACATCCTCAACAAAAAATTTGATCAAAATCAACAAGATAATCAAAGAAGCCAATTACAGGAAAATTGGTGTGACATGGTGGAATTTATGAAGGAACAAATTCATCACTTTAAAAAAACTAAAAAATGA
- a CDS encoding glycosyltransferase family 4 protein: MEILYVSRSKTGRPHPFIIEQADVLCKDYGHSIHHYLIKKGGLWGYLLASYQIYIHTKKVKTDIIHVHYGLSAIAVIISKLLSLGKIKVVITFHGSDINKSSERIFSLFAAQYSAHNILVSNKMSRYFRKNYSIIPCGIDTKIGLNFREMTRALKGWGNDDFIILFSSSFNRREKDPEFAFEVVNTFAQETQKQVKFLELKGYHREEITQLMQAADVMIMCSQIEGSPQVVKESILNSLPVISNDVGDVKFICSEVDNCFIIPKNVESYVQVLHYLSEKKLRVQNRSPILEKFDNQQIAKKINKIYDLVARI; the protein is encoded by the coding sequence ATGGAAATTCTATATGTAAGTAGGTCTAAAACAGGCAGGCCCCATCCTTTTATCATTGAACAAGCAGATGTTCTATGCAAAGATTATGGTCATTCCATTCATCATTATTTGATAAAAAAAGGAGGCCTCTGGGGTTATTTATTGGCTAGTTATCAGATTTATATCCATACCAAAAAAGTTAAAACTGATATTATTCACGTCCATTATGGACTTTCTGCCATTGCGGTTATCATTAGTAAATTGTTGAGTCTGGGGAAAATAAAAGTGGTCATTACCTTTCATGGGAGTGATATCAACAAAAGCTCTGAAAGGATATTTTCCCTTTTTGCCGCCCAATATTCCGCCCATAACATTCTAGTTTCCAATAAAATGTCCCGGTATTTCCGGAAAAACTACTCCATAATTCCCTGCGGAATAGATACCAAGATTGGATTAAACTTCAGGGAAATGACGCGAGCTTTAAAAGGTTGGGGAAATGATGATTTTATTATCCTCTTTTCGTCCAGTTTTAACAGAAGGGAAAAAGACCCCGAATTTGCCTTTGAAGTGGTCAATACATTTGCTCAGGAAACACAAAAACAGGTAAAGTTCCTTGAGTTAAAGGGTTACCACAGGGAGGAAATCACCCAACTAATGCAGGCTGCAGATGTAATGATAATGTGCAGTCAGATAGAAGGCAGCCCACAGGTGGTGAAGGAATCTATCCTAAACTCCCTCCCAGTAATTTCTAATGACGTGGGAGATGTCAAATTTATCTGTTCAGAGGTAGACAATTGTTTTATCATTCCAAAAAATGTGGAAAGTTATGTCCAAGTCCTCCACTACTTATCTGAGAAAAAGCTTAGGGTCCAAAACCGCAGCCCCATATTGGAAAAATTTGATAACCAGCAAATTGCAAAAAAAATAAACAAGATTTATGATTTAGTCGCCAGGATTTAA
- a CDS encoding lipopolysaccharide biosynthesis protein, which produces MGKITSQKRQKENLKQYGYLNSLTAMIDHVGVQITGFIINPFIVHGLGSTFYGVWQMLTQMTGYANMADTRATQVLKWSVSKKRDIATDEELRSEVMTALVITAFIIPIVLIIGAVIVWYAPFLTNIDEQYYNIIRITCSLLILSLVVHKVFDLFESVLRGMNLGFKRMGFRAGIIAVGGGLKVLAITQGYGLIGLAIVQVLIALSLGFTFYYIVNKTVGWFGFGKTNKEKIKAYGKLSGWFMAFMVTKMMLMNSDKILLGYLIGPDYVTKYTLTLFTAFAIKKIIAAVTDGIIPGIGGKFGKGDYGTVKKARNILITLNWIMVTSFGVTILLLNESFISLWVGKEHYAGTFENLLIMIIAIQYIFFQMDSNIINVTLRLQIKVLLSFLASTATIIAAFLLVKHFEIFGLCISVILGRLILSIGYPLVLKKRLKDNSDAWKLSTWQPMLMTVILLVLATYGSQWMVITNWLNLLMIALVVFPLSGLLIWWVGINSPDRQAVVAVISEIKFFKSH; this is translated from the coding sequence ATGGGTAAAATAACTTCCCAAAAAAGGCAAAAAGAAAACCTTAAACAGTACGGTTATCTCAACTCTTTGACGGCCATGATTGACCACGTTGGAGTTCAAATAACCGGTTTTATCATCAATCCTTTTATTGTACATGGGTTGGGAAGTACTTTTTATGGAGTTTGGCAAATGTTGACTCAGATGACCGGTTACGCCAATATGGCTGATACCAGGGCAACCCAGGTGCTTAAATGGTCTGTTTCCAAAAAAAGAGATATTGCCACCGATGAAGAACTCCGGAGTGAAGTAATGACCGCATTGGTCATTACTGCCTTTATCATTCCCATTGTCCTGATAATAGGAGCCGTAATCGTATGGTATGCACCCTTCCTTACCAATATCGATGAGCAATATTATAATATAATAAGGATCACCTGTTCCCTGTTAATTCTCAGCCTGGTAGTCCACAAGGTTTTTGATTTATTTGAATCTGTCCTGAGAGGCATGAACCTTGGATTTAAGCGGATGGGCTTTCGTGCCGGCATCATTGCTGTAGGTGGCGGCCTAAAGGTCCTTGCCATCACTCAAGGGTATGGGTTGATAGGACTAGCAATAGTCCAGGTATTGATCGCCCTCTCATTAGGGTTTACCTTTTATTATATCGTCAACAAAACGGTAGGCTGGTTTGGATTTGGAAAAACTAACAAGGAAAAAATAAAAGCCTACGGCAAATTAAGCGGTTGGTTTATGGCATTTATGGTAACAAAGATGATGTTGATGAACAGTGATAAAATTCTATTGGGATATTTGATCGGCCCCGATTATGTTACAAAATATACACTTACCCTTTTTACTGCTTTTGCCATTAAAAAAATTATTGCGGCCGTTACCGATGGCATTATCCCAGGGATTGGAGGGAAATTTGGAAAAGGAGATTATGGTACAGTAAAAAAAGCAAGGAATATCCTTATTACCCTCAACTGGATCATGGTCACTTCTTTTGGGGTCACCATTTTATTGTTAAACGAATCATTTATTAGCCTATGGGTGGGGAAGGAACATTATGCAGGGACCTTTGAAAACCTTTTGATCATGATCATCGCCATCCAATACATCTTTTTTCAAATGGATAGCAACATCATAAATGTAACCCTTCGACTTCAAATCAAGGTATTGCTTTCCTTCCTGGCATCCACTGCAACAATAATAGCAGCATTTTTACTTGTAAAACACTTTGAGATTTTCGGGCTATGTATAAGCGTTATCCTTGGAAGACTAATTTTGAGCATAGGGTATCCACTAGTATTAAAGAAACGGTTGAAAGACAACTCTGACGCATGGAAATTAAGTACCTGGCAGCCTATGCTCATGACAGTAATTTTACTGGTATTAGCTACCTACGGAAGTCAATGGATGGTCATCACCAATTGGTTAAATCTCCTCATGATTGCCTTGGTGGTATTTCCTTTAAGCGGATTGTTAATATGGTGGGTAGGAATTAATTCCCCAGATCGGCAAGCTGTGGTTGCTGTAATTTCGGAAATCAAGTTCTTTAAAAGTCATTAA